DNA sequence from the Penicillium psychrofluorescens genome assembly, chromosome: 3 genome:
CTTATGAGCAGACGCTAATGTCAAAGCTTGGAGGCCCCGACCAGAAGCCGAGTTTGCCCACCGCGCAGCAACCACTGGCACCGCCAATGAACGATTCCAACCGTCGGCCTAGCCAGACTTCCGCGCAGAAGGACACCTTGCTGTCCCTGTTCAGCAAGCCGCCCACATCTCCGCCTTCCACATCGGCAGCACAGTCCACCGCGAACCGACAGCCGGCAGCAACCCCTGGGGTTGTCAGCCCTATTTCGTTCGTCGCTCAGCCTAGCAGTGTGGATTCTATTTCTCAATACGGTCCTCCTTCAGAGGGAGGGATGAGCAACACGCCCACTGCCAATCGCATTGCCTCGCCTACTGACAAGGCGTTCCTGCTTGGGTTCCTGGAAGGTGTTGCGAAGGGCAATAAATGAGTTTGGAAACCCTTGTTCCTACGTCTTTTTTATCATTGTATCAGGTGCAATTTGGGTAGTGCATGAACAGATTAGTTGCATTCAGATATATTCATCAGTACAGGTCATTCTTTATTGTATTCAAGCTCGTAGAATCTCGCCTCTCTCTCACTTACTACTGTGAGTACCTATACATAGTTCGCTATTCTGCCACCGCCCGCCGCCCCACGTCATCTGCATTTGTCATTTCCAAGCTGGACAAGCTGCTCGTCAACTTCAACAATGATGCGCCCTCGCTTCTCCGCATGCCGCCGCTGTCTAGCCCGTAGCAGACACTTCACAACAACCGCACCAGTCGAGCAACACGCCCAAAATGCCccgccaccttctcccccgGCAACCGGATACGCCCGACTCACAAACCGCGGACTCATCTCAATCACAGGTGTCGACAGCTCGACCTTCCTCCAAGGCCTGATCACCCAGAATATGCTGGTAACCAACGACCCAAGCCTCAGAATCCGGCGCACAGGCTCATACACGGCATTTCTCAATTCGCAAGGCCGCGTCCTGAACGACGCATTCATCTACCCGTTTTCCGGGACAGAAGAAGAGTCCGGGTGGCTGGTTGAGGTGGACAAGAACGAAGTCTCGACTCTGCTGAAGCATCTCAAGAAACACAAGCTGCGCGCGAAGCTGAAACTCCGCGCcctcgaggacggcgagcgCTCCGTCTGGTCCTCGTGGAAGGATCACCCGGAGCCCCGCTGGGCAGCCTATAACCTCGAGACCGAGGCGTCGCCGTCGCCTTTCTCCACGTCAAATGTGCTGGGATGCATTGATTCGCGCGCTCCCGGGTTTGGATCGAGATTGGTGACGCCCGGCTCGGAGGACCTGCGCGCATATCTCCCCGATGAGACACAGATTGCCGGGTCTGAGGTCGAGCTGGCATCGTACACTGTGCGCCGGATGTTGAATGGTGTTGCGGAGGGGCAGACGGAGATTATTCGTGAGTCGGCGCTGCCGATGGAATGCAATATGGATATGGCGCGCGGGATCGATTTCCGGAAGGGTTGCTACGTCGGCCAGGAATTGACGATCCGTACGCACCATACCGGTGTGGTGCGGAAGCGCATTCTGCCTGTTCAGCTTTATGGTCAGGGACAGTCGGAGAGCGCAGAGATTTCATATGATCCGTCGGTGCAACTGGCGTTGCCGCCGGGAGGGTCGAATATCTCCAAGAGTGGTGGTCGTCGAGGTCGGAGCGCGGGGAAATTTCTCAATGGCGTGGGAAACATTGGTCTGGCCCTGTGCCgactggagatgatgacCGACATTGCTTTGACTGGTGAAGGCACCCAGTATACTCCCGGGCAGGAGTTCAAGGTCTCCTGGACCACCGATTCCGAGCAGCCGGTTGAGGTCAAGCTGCAGGCTTTCGTTCCATCCTGGACGAGAGACTTCATTTTCTCCGGCACACACAAGCCCCCATCACGGAATACCGAAGTTGATGGTGAACGGGCGAAGGGTATGGTGGAAcagttggaagaagaggaggcgcAGCGACGGACAGAGTAAATCTCATTGCATCTATGTACAACACGGTATATTCCAAAACGATATTCTTGTATATAACACGTGCATTCTATAATCGCCACTCATATAAGCTAGGGGGTATCTCGAATCTCTCtcttaaaaaaaaacaatgAGCCCGGGATAATGCATATCCGGAATAGAGGTCAACGTCAAACATTAAGTGGCTTTCGCAGCAGCAGACTCCGCAGCATCCGCTGCTGCGTCCTCTTTGGCCATTTTCTCGAGAAGAGCCTCGCGCTCCTCTTTCTCGCGCTGTGCGGCCTTCATGCGCATCATTATCTGTTCTTGAAAGCTAGGCGCACCTGGTGTTTTCGTCGCAGGATTGAATGAGGACGCCTTGGGAGGATTCGCCGGCACGGAATTGAACGAAGCAAAAGATGGCGCTTTGCTACCATTTGTCGGTACCTTCGTTCCTGGAAAGTTGAATGACGACGTAGTCGTCGAGGGGGGCGGTGCGGCTGTGGTGTCCTGCTtggatggcgagggagaagaccTGTGCTCTGTGCCGGTCCCCAGATCGGGCTGCGTGCCGGATGCCCAGAAAACGGAGTCGATGACAGCCCATTCCCCAGTAGCAGCATGCGGaccaatcttcttcttgctgtccAGCACCGCCGAGTGCGCGCTGACAATGGATGCAAACACCAGCATGCCCGTAGCAacagtcttcttctcgcgcttcTCCCCCACGCGTTGTCGTTTATCCTTGAGCAGGATGGTATGTTCGACTTTGCCGAACGACGCAAAGAGCGCCGCCAATCGATCCTTATCCAAATCCACCCCAGGCCCTTCTCTGATCCAGCGCACCTTGACCGAACGCTCCATCTCCGGGACATTCATCCCACCATCCTGCGAACGGTCAACCCGCTGGCTACTCCTATCCGCAGCCCGGCGagcctcctcctcttcctcccgtgtcttcttctgctcctcactggcttccttctccaattTCTCCTGCGCCTCGCGACGCATCCGTCGATTATTCTCAGCAATCCGTTCAATCTCGCGCTGCAACTTTTCCTCtgcatcgtcatcaccagCGCCCATCCAGGTCCTCTTCACACCCCgcccagcaccagcacccatcgccgcagccgcGCCAGCTCGTTCCCTTGCCTCGAGATCCTCGCGCATTTGCCGCTTCGCCGAATCCATCAGGtcgcgctcgcgctgcttGCGCTGTCGCGCCTCCCGCGCATTATCGTAGAGTTGCCGGACGGATGGGTCAGACAGGACATCATTGGCGATTTGAAGGAGGTGGAACTTGTCGATGTCTGCTGGTGTTGGGTTCGCGATCTTATCGGGGTGGTACTTTAGTGCCGTGCGCCGGTAGGCGCGTCGAATCTCGGTGTCGTTCGCAGCAGGggagaggtcgaggagggTGTAGAAGTCTTCATTGGAGGCGGCGTGCGCCTTAAGGTCGTCTGACATTTTGGCAGCTTAAGGACAGAGGCGGCTGCACCGGGTTGATTGTTCAAGTGTCGGGGATATGCAGAAGGTTGGTTGCAGTCCCTCTTCGCAGCGTCTGCGGAATGGAGTTGCAGGGCCACCGGGGACTAGAGCTGAGAATAAAAGCTGGCAGGAGTTCTCTCTCCAGCTCAAGTCATGTATGTTCAAAGAGTGAAGCGAGTTGGTTTAGGGGAGAGTTGCaggtcgacgaggaaaaagaaggcgtGGGCGGTGGCGGGATCTGGTCATCCCTATCGATAACAGATAACAACCGATAGAGCTGCAGTATACAACTCACCAtactcttcttccctcttcagCAGTCATGCCGGATCCTTCTTATCCCATCCAGCTTCatctggctctggctctggcgatAGTCAAATACAAGCCCCCAGGCCAGGACATCAAAGGCAAGCATGAGCATCTGGAGTTCTACACCAGCACTAATAACGATCACAGGCTACTTCGTCCAGATTCGACAATCCATcaaaaaagacaaagatTTGCAATTAACGGCTCCCACCAAATTCTTCGATAGTGTTGGTTTCTGGCAGCAAGCGTTTGAAGAGTCtgaagcagagcagagcaagCTCCGCGATCGAATCTTCGAACTAGAACAACGGATTGAGGGCCTTGCGGCCAAACTGCGTATGGGCACAGTCACTGATAGCACGGACAATGGACTTCCAATTGTGGCCGGTAGAAATACGACAATTGGAGAGCCGCCTAGGAAACGAGCTCGAATGCGGAAAAGCACTCGAAGAGAGTTGCCTCCTGCtcttgaagatgatgaactcCCGAAGCTTGAAACAGGAAGTCAGTTTTTCATTTGCTTTGGATGCGGTAGTCGCTGACCTTA
Encoded proteins:
- a CDS encoding uncharacterized protein (ID:PFLUO_004965-T1.cds;~source:funannotate), translating into MSDDLKAHAASNEDFYTLLDLSPAANDTEIRRAYRRTALKYHPDKIANPTPADIDKFHLLQIANDVLSDPSVRQLYDNAREARQRKQRERDLMDSAKRQMREDLEARERAGAAAAMGAGAGRGVKRTWMGAGDDDAEEKLQREIERIAENNRRMRREAQEKLEKEASEEQKKTREEEEEARRAADRSSQRVDRSQDGGMNVPEMERSVKVRWIREGPGVDLDKDRLAALFASFGKVEHTILLKDKRQRVGEKREKKTVATGMLVFASIVSAHSAVLDSKKKIGPHAATGEWAVIDSVFWASGTQPDLGTGTEHRSSPSPSKQDTTAAPPPSTTTSSFNFPGTKVPTNGSKAPSFASFNSVPANPPKASSFNPATKTPGAPSFQEQIMMRMKAAQREKEEREALLEKMAKEDAAADAAESAAAKAT
- a CDS encoding uncharacterized protein (ID:PFLUO_004964-T1.cds;~source:funannotate); protein product: MMRPRFSACRRCLARSRHFTTTAPVEQHAQNAPPPSPPATGYARLTNRGLISITGVDSSTFLQGLITQNMLVTNDPSLRIRRTGSYTAFLNSQGRVLNDAFIYPFSGTEEESGWLVEVDKNEVSTLLKHLKKHKLRAKLKLRALEDGERSVWSSWKDHPEPRWAAYNLETEASPSPFSTSNVLGCIDSRAPGFGSRLVTPGSEDLRAYLPDETQIAGSEVELASYTVRRMLNGVAEGQTEIIRESALPMECNMDMARGIDFRKGCYVGQELTIRTHHTGVVRKRILPVQLYGQGQSESAEISYDPSVQLALPPGGSNISKSGGRRGRSAGKFLNGVGNIGLALCRLEMMTDIALTGEGTQYTPGQEFKVSWTTDSEQPVEVKLQAFVPSWTRDFIFSGTHKPPSRNTEVDGERAKGMVEQLEEEEAQRRTE